The following coding sequences are from one Humulus lupulus chromosome X, drHumLupu1.1, whole genome shotgun sequence window:
- the LOC133803594 gene encoding uncharacterized protein LOC133803594 — protein sequence MFTKKKMNSAPRENSKLVSSQRRNECIPPQGAPRYPCDISSDKPENNTTLVAQTPSCKIITYSRRIGTKSKKSAGSPSTLSTLIKEGKHKKVGIENPKQPTKHFASTTTSSKSWTYQPVENCDTSNAKEILLPIWWGSLSIDNDNFGNVGVCVVNKSTKLSSNAFHAVTLLHAQMIPRHDVWPNCFDTSPPTDDIIDLYFLSESESDNQFFGRLIDYMNDQDFGIRTAVGDTKFLLFSSRVLPHIYWRYDDKYYLWAVITGESASFPHVAEDSYKEPGQSAYSKSICSSWIGWPHNLENESLGEINSATDCRELAGQYLVKTCFASTLRSIIKKHGEITQNCNTIPSGFVTYVLEKICRAVQDFKVLDLKNLRLHHLSSLQTVINESEHINVNVEWLKNFHGKLSEAWNKMKEYEKLKLSKQSRMKEIESKEIESMELRSQIQSLKDDNERLEDDLSRARSALKRLRPNSLMDGLL from the exons ATGTTTacaaagaagaagatgaattCAGCTCCTCGTGAAAACTCTAAGTTGGTCTCATCTCAGAGGAGAAATGAGTGTATACCACCTCAAGGTGCCCCAAGATATCCATGTGATATTAGCTCAGACAAACCAGAGAATAACACTACCTTGGTTGCTCAGACACCCTCTTGCAAAATAATTACTTATTCAAGAAGAATTGGTACTAAAAGTAAAAAATCAGCCGGTAGTCCTTCCACTCTCAGCACTCTCATCAAAGAAGGTAAACATAAGAAGGTTGGGATTGAAAACCCAAAACAACCGACCAAGCACTTTGCTAGTACTACTACCTCCTCAAAGTCATGGACATACCAACCAGTTGAAAATTGTGATACTAGCAATGCAAAAGAAATACTTTTGCCCATCTGGTG GGGAAGCTTGAGCATTGACAATGACAACTTTGGGAATGTGGGGGTATGTGTGGTTAACAAGTCAACCAAGCTTTCTTCAAATGCATTTCATGCTGTAACATTGCTCCATGCACAAATGATCCCAAGGCATGATGTTTGGCCTAACTGCTTCGATACTTCTCCACCAACTGACGACATCATAGACCTCTACTTTTTATCAGAAAGTGAAAG TGATAATCAGTTCTTTGGCCGCTTGATAGATTATATGAATGATCAAGATTTTGGCATAAGAACTGCTGTTGGTGACACAAAATTTCTACTTTTTTCTTCTCGTGTTCTTCCACACATATATTGGA GATACGATGATAAATACTATTTGTGGGCTGTAATCACTGGAGAGAGTGCTTCTTTTCCACATGTTGCTGAAG ATTCTTACAAAGAACCAGGTCAAAGTGCCTATAGTAAAAGCATTTGTAGCTCGTGGATTGGCTGGCCACACAATCTTGAAAACGAGTCTTTGGGTGAAATCAACTCAGCTACTGATTGTAGAGAACTAGCTGGGCAATATCTTGTGAAAACATGCTTTGCTTCAACTCTTCGCTCTATCATAAAAAAGCACGGTGAGATTACTCAAAACTGTAATACAATACCAAGTGGATTTGTTACGTATGTCTTGGAGAAGATTTGTAGAGCTGTTCAAGATTTCAAAGTCCTTGATCTAAAAAATTTAAGGCTCCACCATTTGAGTTCTCTGCAAACAGTTATCAATGAGAGTGAACATATAAATGTGAATGTGGAATGGTTGAAGAACTTCCATGGCAAACTCAGTGAAGCATGGAACAAGATGAAGGAGTACGAGAAACTTAAGCTTTCCAAGCAATCGAGAATGAAGGAAATCGAATCAAAAGAAATTGAGTCGATGGAACTACGGTCTCAAATTCAATCACTGAAAGACGATAATGAGAGATTAGAGGATGATCTTAGCAGAGCTAGAAGTGCATTGAAGCGCTTGCGACCCAATTCTTTAATGGATGGTTTGCTCTAG